One Pseudomonadota bacterium DNA segment encodes these proteins:
- the mraY gene encoding phospho-N-acetylmuramoyl-pentapeptide-transferase (First step of the lipid cycle reactions in the biosynthesis of the cell wall peptidoglycan), translating into CSLALGGGLGALAVLTKNEILSLILGGIFVVECVSVIGQVCWFRLTGRRIFLMAPLHHHFEKRGWAEPKVIVRFWIIAFMLAIASLATLKLR; encoded by the coding sequence CTGTTCCTTGGCGCTCGGGGGTGGCCTCGGCGCTCTGGCCGTTCTCACCAAGAACGAGATTCTTAGCCTGATCCTGGGTGGTATATTTGTGGTCGAATGCGTGAGTGTCATTGGACAGGTTTGTTGGTTTAGACTTACAGGTAGACGTATATTCTTGATGGCTCCACTGCACCATCATTTTGAGAAAAGGGGCTGGGCCGAGCCGAAGGTTATTGTCCGCTTCTGGATCATCGCGTTCATGCTGGCAATTGCGAGTCTGGCGACGCTGAAGCTGAGGTAG
- the murD gene encoding UDP-N-acetylmuramoyl-L-alanine--D-glutamate ligase, whose product MELRGKRALVVGLGASGLSALRLLARKGARVLANDSREALALGDAAAEARQLGAELHLGCHRAELFEGVDLIVVSPGVPRLAALEAAEQAGVPVWSEVELAGRFLQGKVLAVTGTNGKSTVTSLLACMCELSGVPTFAGGNLGRPVCDAIETAAAGREGFVVVEVSSFQLERVDSFRAQIGVLLNVSADHLDRYSSFEAYASAKARLFGGQRREDAALVPAGDGLCASLAAQSAAPSRFFGGEAGEVRVQRGCLVDAATGLSVPVERLGLKGEHNAVNACAAALAARLAGVGKVEIEAALVSFEGLPHRMQCVMRVAGITFVDDSKATNVGAAATALGSLGHRARQVVLIAGGKDKGGNYGPLREELDRVGRAAVLIGQAAGRLEREFKGLAIAVRRADSMDAAVRQAFALARAGDAVLLAPACSSFDMFESFEHRGRAFQKSVRAIAGETRCQG is encoded by the coding sequence ATGGAGCTGCGAGGAAAGCGCGCGCTGGTGGTAGGCCTTGGCGCGAGTGGGCTGAGTGCTCTGCGACTGCTGGCCCGGAAAGGCGCACGAGTGCTCGCCAACGATTCGCGCGAGGCTCTCGCGCTGGGTGATGCCGCAGCGGAAGCTCGTCAACTGGGTGCCGAGCTGCACCTGGGATGCCACCGCGCCGAGCTGTTTGAGGGGGTCGATCTCATCGTAGTTTCACCCGGAGTGCCAAGGCTGGCTGCGCTTGAAGCCGCAGAGCAGGCGGGGGTGCCGGTCTGGAGCGAAGTGGAGCTTGCAGGCCGATTCCTTCAGGGAAAGGTCCTGGCGGTGACCGGCACGAATGGAAAGAGCACGGTGACCAGCTTGCTCGCTTGTATGTGCGAGCTCAGCGGCGTGCCGACATTCGCAGGCGGGAATCTTGGCCGGCCTGTTTGCGATGCGATTGAGACTGCCGCGGCGGGCAGGGAGGGGTTTGTGGTGGTTGAGGTTTCCAGCTTCCAACTCGAACGGGTGGATAGCTTCCGAGCCCAGATCGGAGTCCTGCTCAACGTATCTGCTGACCATCTGGATCGCTACTCGTCGTTCGAGGCCTACGCGTCGGCGAAGGCGCGCTTGTTTGGCGGTCAACGGCGAGAGGATGCGGCGCTGGTTCCGGCTGGCGATGGGCTGTGTGCTTCGCTTGCGGCCCAGAGTGCTGCCCCCAGCCGCTTCTTCGGTGGTGAGGCAGGGGAGGTGCGAGTTCAACGCGGTTGCCTGGTGGACGCCGCCACGGGGCTGTCGGTGCCGGTGGAGCGGCTAGGGCTGAAGGGCGAGCACAACGCGGTCAACGCCTGTGCTGCTGCGCTGGCTGCGCGCTTGGCAGGTGTGGGCAAGGTGGAAATCGAAGCAGCGCTGGTGAGCTTCGAGGGGCTACCGCATCGAATGCAGTGCGTGATGCGCGTAGCCGGCATCACCTTCGTGGACGACTCGAAGGCGACGAACGTAGGAGCGGCGGCGACGGCGCTTGGCTCGCTGGGGCATCGGGCGCGGCAGGTCGTTCTGATCGCGGGCGGCAAGGACAAGGGCGGCAACTACGGGCCGTTGCGCGAAGAGCTGGATCGGGTCGGACGCGCGGCTGTCTTGATCGGGCAGGCGGCAGGGCGGTTGGAGCGTGAATTCAAGGGTCTAGCGATCGCGGTGAGAAGGGCGGATTCCATGGACGCAGCTGTGCGGCAGGCCTTTGCCTTGGCTCGGGCCGGGGACGCAGTGTTGTTGGCTCCGGCATGTTCCAGCTTCGACATGTTTGAATCCTTCGAGCATCGAGGCCGAGCCTTTCAGAAGTCGGTGAGGGCGATCGCGGGAGAGACCCGATGCCAAGGCTAG
- the ftsW gene encoding putative lipid II flippase FtsW yields MPRLAFWSKGKLLGQPGDKEAASAAVREGRGNQRTSRGEQAAKRFAWRSLLQTQTDPVDPIVAGGLVALMAFGVVMSYSASAVFAFQHFGDGQYFLVRQASFAVVGLAFMWGISRIDYHRLRRLTYPMLAGVLVLMLFVASGWGRRVGGAARWIPLGPINVQPAELAKVVLILWLAYSLSKKAERIRTFSIGFLPHVLMAGLLIVLCLRQPDFGSAVMIALITFVLLFTAGAKTGYTLGAGLLATPIAYYLIAGSEYRMRRIQAFLAPFEHRYDEGYQIAESLMSFGTGGLTGIGLGDSRQKLFFLPEAHTDFIAAIIGEELGFAGIAALIGAFSVLTIRGLYIGSNAPDDYGAYLAVGISLFIGLQAFTNMAVATGLLPTKGLVLPFVSYGGSALLTNSFAAGVLLSVSRVRAVRGQIKAKSERVPRQASAKGAT; encoded by the coding sequence ATGCCAAGGCTAGCGTTCTGGTCCAAAGGAAAGCTCTTGGGGCAACCCGGGGACAAGGAGGCGGCCTCCGCCGCAGTGCGGGAGGGCAGGGGAAACCAGCGAACAAGTAGGGGCGAGCAGGCGGCAAAGCGCTTTGCCTGGCGGTCCCTGCTGCAGACCCAGACGGATCCGGTCGATCCGATCGTCGCAGGGGGCCTGGTTGCGCTGATGGCCTTCGGTGTGGTGATGTCGTACAGCGCCAGCGCCGTGTTTGCTTTTCAGCACTTCGGGGACGGACAGTACTTTCTGGTGCGTCAAGCGAGCTTTGCGGTTGTAGGCCTTGCCTTCATGTGGGGCATCTCACGCATCGACTATCATCGTTTGCGAAGACTGACCTACCCCATGCTTGCCGGGGTCCTCGTGTTGATGCTGTTCGTGGCTTCTGGTTGGGGACGACGCGTTGGTGGGGCAGCACGCTGGATTCCCCTGGGGCCAATCAACGTGCAGCCGGCGGAGCTGGCCAAGGTCGTGCTAATCTTGTGGTTGGCGTACTCGCTTTCAAAGAAGGCCGAACGCATTCGTACCTTTTCGATCGGATTCTTGCCGCATGTACTGATGGCTGGCCTGTTGATCGTATTGTGTTTACGGCAGCCGGATTTTGGAAGCGCTGTGATGATCGCTTTGATTACCTTCGTTCTGCTATTCACAGCCGGCGCAAAAACGGGTTACACACTGGGAGCGGGGCTGTTAGCCACGCCCATCGCCTACTACCTGATCGCTGGCTCGGAGTACCGAATGCGGCGTATCCAGGCCTTCCTTGCTCCCTTCGAGCACCGCTACGACGAGGGCTACCAGATTGCCGAATCACTCATGAGCTTTGGAACCGGAGGCCTTACTGGAATCGGCTTGGGAGACAGCCGGCAGAAGCTGTTTTTTCTGCCGGAGGCGCACACGGACTTCATTGCGGCTATCATAGGGGAAGAGCTGGGATTTGCCGGCATTGCCGCACTGATCGGCGCGTTTTCTGTGCTCACCATTCGAGGACTCTACATAGGTTCCAATGCACCCGACGACTACGGCGCTTACCTGGCGGTGGGTATCTCCTTGTTCATTGGTTTGCAGGCTTTTACAAACATGGCGGTGGCGACCGGACTGCTTCCCACGAAGGGCCTGGTGCTGCCGTTCGTCAGCTACGGGGGCTCGGCTTTGCTTACCAACAGCTTTGCCGCGGGCGTACTGCTCAGTGTTTCGCGCGTGCGCGCAGTGCGGGGGCAGATCAAGGCGAAGAGCGAACGAGTACCACGTCAAGCGTCGGCAAAAGGTGCGACATGA
- the murG gene encoding undecaprenyldiphospho-muramoylpentapeptide beta-N-acetylglucosaminyltransferase, which translates to MIDRVIVAGGGTGGHLFPGMAVVEELRRRKPDVKVVFVGTARGIEGRVLPARGEQLELMEVRPLMGRGALDVTRNLALLPAGFARAARILALHRPDLVLGLGGYSAGPIVLAAAFRRTPTALLEQNAHVGLTNRMLAKAVGRAYLSFPETAAHFRPARARALGNPVRRAFVEAARLAAADPVGFEARARQVLVLGGSQGARALNQHVPRALAELGLDRRGIRVVHQTGPDMVSGVADRYRELGLEADVVPFIDDMARAYARALLVIGRAGATTLAELCAIGRPAILVPYPHAAEDHQRHNALALQKAGAAIVIGERELGRGALVAAFKTLMVDTTRRRRMAEAARACGQPDAAAAVVDDLVAWLGRADASYPEPSGVAACETGTTSSDELQLHASASLRRRPKVKRGTLRLRTVDSQLDATG; encoded by the coding sequence ATGATCGACAGAGTCATTGTGGCCGGGGGGGGAACAGGCGGCCACCTGTTTCCCGGTATGGCGGTGGTCGAAGAGCTGCGACGGCGGAAGCCGGACGTGAAAGTCGTGTTCGTCGGCACCGCAAGGGGCATCGAAGGACGGGTGCTGCCGGCACGCGGCGAGCAATTGGAGCTGATGGAGGTACGCCCGCTCATGGGTCGCGGGGCTCTCGACGTCACTCGGAATCTGGCCCTGCTCCCCGCGGGCTTTGCGCGCGCGGCTCGCATCCTGGCCCTGCACCGGCCCGACCTGGTGCTGGGTCTCGGAGGCTACTCGGCGGGGCCGATCGTGCTGGCGGCGGCGTTCCGGCGCACACCGACGGCGCTGCTGGAACAAAACGCGCACGTGGGGCTGACCAATCGCATGCTGGCCAAGGCGGTGGGGCGCGCCTACTTGAGCTTTCCGGAAACCGCCGCCCATTTTCGACCGGCTCGCGCTCGTGCTTTGGGCAATCCCGTGCGACGAGCCTTCGTGGAGGCAGCCAGACTTGCAGCCGCGGACCCCGTGGGTTTCGAAGCACGGGCGCGGCAGGTGTTGGTGCTCGGGGGGTCACAGGGTGCTAGGGCGCTGAATCAGCATGTACCCAGGGCGTTGGCCGAGCTGGGCTTGGATCGGCGGGGCATCCGTGTGGTTCACCAAACGGGTCCCGACATGGTCAGCGGCGTCGCGGATCGGTATCGTGAGCTGGGGCTTGAAGCGGACGTGGTCCCGTTCATCGACGATATGGCCAGAGCCTATGCTCGGGCGTTGCTCGTGATAGGACGAGCCGGGGCCACCACGCTGGCGGAGCTCTGCGCCATCGGACGACCTGCGATCTTGGTGCCCTATCCTCACGCTGCGGAGGATCACCAAAGGCACAATGCGCTGGCGCTGCAGAAGGCCGGTGCGGCGATCGTCATCGGGGAGCGCGAGCTCGGACGGGGCGCACTGGTTGCGGCGTTCAAGACGCTGATGGTGGATACGACTCGGCGCCGGCGCATGGCCGAGGCCGCCCGCGCATGCGGCCAACCGGATGCGGCGGCTGCCGTCGTGGACGATTTGGTCGCGTGGCTGGGCCGGGCGGACGCCAGCTATCCAGAGCCGAGCGGTGTCGCGGCCTGCGAAACCGGCACTACGAGCAGCGACGAGCTGCAACTGCACGCGAGCGCCAGCCTTCGCCGGCGACCCAAGGTCAAGCGCGGCACGCTGAGGCTGCGCACTGTCGATTCGCAACTGGATGCGACCGGGTGA
- a CDS encoding DUF1801 domain-containing protein, whose product MAGRPTKSSAAKKKTGKRPASVAKKNARKTGAKRVPAKPKLLSGGNPQIPKGDGGAPVQAYVAAMPGWKRDVGRRLDELIARTVPDVRKAVRWNSPFYGIEGQGWFLSYHCFTKYVKVTFLRGASLRPVPPGQSKHREVRYLDIHEDDPLDEELVAIWISQAAELPGDPLF is encoded by the coding sequence ATGGCCGGTAGACCGACGAAGAGCAGTGCGGCGAAGAAGAAGACCGGGAAGAGGCCGGCGAGCGTCGCAAAGAAGAACGCACGCAAGACCGGGGCCAAGCGAGTCCCAGCGAAGCCGAAGCTCCTTTCGGGTGGCAATCCGCAGATCCCGAAGGGCGACGGTGGCGCCCCCGTGCAGGCCTACGTCGCGGCCATGCCGGGATGGAAACGCGACGTCGGGCGCCGGCTCGACGAGCTGATCGCGCGCACCGTGCCCGACGTGCGCAAGGCCGTGAGGTGGAACTCCCCATTCTATGGCATCGAAGGCCAGGGTTGGTTCCTCAGCTACCATTGCTTCACAAAGTACGTGAAGGTGACGTTCCTGCGCGGCGCATCGTTGCGCCCCGTTCCGCCCGGGCAGTCCAAGCACAGGGAAGTCCGCTACCTCGACATCCACGAGGACGACCCGCTCGACGAGGAGCTCGTTGCTATCTGGATCAGCCAGGCCGCGGAGCTGCCTGGAGACCCGCTGTTTTGA
- a CDS encoding amino acid adenylation domain-containing protein: MTQDPRVVGSATGDDAIRWQPGEKLHHLFERRCDLLDAEGQQGHLAVDAGVAGLTFRELDNRANQLARFLRDQGIGQGDRIALLVDDSIHTYVALLGVLKAGGAYVPLDPSFPDERVGFILSDARVKAVLSLSGLRAGVAAFDLPAVLLDADSRKIAAQPTERLAGEAGPAGHDLCYIVYTSGTTGKPKGVPVGHPSICNFVKVAAEVYGYETRDRVYQGMTIAFDFSVEELWVPLIVGATLVPAKPGANLVGEDLEAFLRQRRVTVLACVPTLLATLEGDLPDLRVLLVSGEACPQGLVAKWHRPGRIFLNAYGPTEATVTATLARLHPDKPVTIGKPLPTYSVVILDCDRQRALPRGETGEIGIAGIALADGYLNREDLTRKSFVPDFMGIPHNPSKRIYRTGDLGRVNGEGEIEYLGRRDTQVKLRGYRIELGEIEAALEQVPEVSQAVADTLESQPGSVDLVAYYTRRRGASAVQVDKLVSSLAALLPRYMIPAYFEELGHIPTTAAHKVDRKRLPKPTSARVTGVVTPFVAPRTEKEEALAGWLAEALDVDRVSIKDNFFDDLGAHSLLMAGYCSVVRRHWPAARVSMRDIYLHPTIEQLAGVLQLRAKKTPPAGDTPLPNQRSTLCPVNGRGAEPAQQAPPALHYYACGAAQLVAFLLYGLGALWLAFASFGWAHAAWADTAQLFVRLACVSGGLFFGLSALPVLAKWLLIGRWKPEVFPVWGLRYFRFWLVKTLICNAPIALLLRSPVYNVYLRLLGAHIGRNVVFENKTVPICTDLVSIGDDAVVRKDAFLTGYRAHSNHIHIGAVTIGAHAYVGTSSILDIDTVLEDGAQLAHASSLQSGQRTLGGKSYHGSPAEETDADFRGIAPLAQRRLRRVLYSIVQLAGLLALNSGLFTLVLGLYSVAPSGGASVEGSAEQPSLAHVTRLVELAAQISANLYFGLLALGLLAVGLLPRALGGLLKDGRTYPLYGVHYGVYQLVSAISNSRIYNILFGDSSYILGYLKWVGYRLPDAIQTGSNFGLSQVHDFPFLCTVGSGTMVSDGLIISNAHISSSSFKLESAAIGERNYLGNRIHFPAGACTGANCLLGTKVMVPTTGPIRQDTGLLGSPAFEIPRAVSRDARAMPKYRGRELAKKLARKLAYNTVTILIFLLAHWFYTFGVLFVGHLGVILHYQRELWGLCALLAFMPAFTFGLFAGIERASLGFGRLTPKLLVTLYDRRFWRHERHWKLSGHPFAGILSGTPFRNVISRLLGVRQGKRVFDDGCAFLDKTLISVGDFATFNDQSIVQGHSLEEGAFKTDRVRIGASCTLGPGSFVHYGVETGDRVYLAADSYLMKGERPEDGSTWAGNPAKDLGKSETPPATDLCVTSPRPTHEAAAASARHGG, encoded by the coding sequence GTGACGCAGGACCCGCGCGTTGTCGGCTCCGCAACGGGAGACGACGCCATTCGATGGCAGCCTGGCGAGAAGCTGCATCATCTGTTCGAGCGCCGCTGCGATCTCCTTGACGCGGAGGGACAGCAGGGCCACCTGGCGGTCGACGCCGGCGTCGCTGGGCTGACGTTCCGCGAGCTCGACAACCGGGCCAATCAGTTGGCCCGCTTTCTCAGGGACCAGGGCATCGGGCAAGGGGATCGGATCGCCCTGCTGGTCGATGACTCCATCCACACCTACGTGGCGCTTCTGGGCGTCCTGAAGGCGGGGGGCGCCTATGTCCCCCTGGACCCCAGCTTCCCTGATGAACGCGTCGGTTTCATCCTCTCGGACGCTCGCGTCAAGGCTGTCCTTTCGCTTTCCGGGCTGCGAGCGGGGGTCGCCGCCTTCGACCTGCCCGCCGTCCTGTTGGACGCAGACAGCCGCAAGATCGCAGCGCAGCCCACCGAGCGCCTCGCCGGCGAGGCCGGCCCTGCTGGGCACGATCTCTGCTACATCGTCTATACCTCGGGCACGACGGGCAAGCCCAAGGGGGTCCCAGTGGGGCACCCTAGCATTTGCAACTTCGTCAAGGTTGCCGCCGAGGTCTACGGGTACGAGACTCGAGACCGCGTCTACCAGGGAATGACCATCGCCTTCGACTTCTCGGTCGAGGAGCTATGGGTGCCCCTGATCGTGGGGGCCACCCTGGTCCCTGCCAAGCCGGGCGCCAACCTCGTGGGCGAGGATCTGGAGGCTTTTCTCCGGCAACGGAGAGTCACGGTGCTCGCTTGCGTTCCGACGCTGCTTGCCACGCTTGAAGGCGACCTGCCCGACTTGCGCGTCCTGTTGGTTTCTGGGGAAGCCTGCCCGCAAGGCCTGGTTGCCAAGTGGCATCGTCCGGGACGCATCTTCCTAAATGCCTACGGCCCCACGGAAGCAACCGTAACGGCGACGCTGGCGAGACTTCACCCGGATAAGCCCGTCACCATTGGCAAGCCGCTGCCGACCTACTCGGTCGTGATTCTGGACTGCGATCGCCAGCGGGCGCTGCCGCGAGGGGAAACCGGCGAGATTGGGATAGCCGGCATTGCCCTGGCCGACGGGTATCTCAACCGGGAGGATCTCACCCGGAAGAGCTTCGTCCCGGACTTCATGGGCATCCCCCACAACCCCTCCAAGCGGATCTATCGCACCGGGGATCTGGGGCGCGTCAATGGCGAAGGCGAGATCGAGTACCTGGGTCGCCGGGACACCCAGGTGAAGCTCCGGGGCTATCGAATCGAGCTCGGCGAAATCGAAGCAGCCCTCGAACAAGTGCCCGAGGTCTCCCAGGCCGTCGCTGACACCCTTGAGTCGCAGCCCGGGTCCGTGGATCTGGTGGCCTACTACACGCGCCGGAGAGGGGCCTCCGCTGTGCAGGTGGACAAGCTCGTTTCGAGTCTTGCGGCGTTGCTGCCGCGGTACATGATTCCGGCCTACTTCGAGGAGCTGGGCCACATCCCGACGACCGCCGCCCACAAGGTGGATCGCAAGCGACTGCCGAAACCCACGAGCGCGCGGGTGACCGGGGTCGTGACTCCCTTCGTGGCGCCGCGCACGGAAAAGGAGGAGGCCCTCGCGGGTTGGCTCGCCGAGGCCCTGGATGTGGACAGGGTTTCGATAAAGGACAATTTCTTTGACGATCTCGGCGCCCACTCGCTTCTGATGGCCGGCTACTGCTCCGTCGTCAGGCGACACTGGCCCGCGGCGCGGGTCTCGATGCGGGACATCTATCTGCACCCCACCATCGAGCAGCTCGCCGGGGTGCTGCAGCTCCGGGCCAAAAAAACGCCTCCCGCCGGGGACACGCCGCTGCCGAACCAGAGATCTACGCTCTGTCCCGTCAACGGCAGGGGCGCGGAGCCGGCGCAACAAGCTCCCCCTGCCCTCCACTACTACGCTTGCGGGGCGGCTCAGCTTGTCGCCTTCTTGCTCTACGGGCTTGGTGCCCTCTGGCTTGCCTTCGCCTCGTTCGGCTGGGCTCATGCCGCCTGGGCGGACACTGCTCAGCTCTTTGTCCGGCTGGCATGTGTTAGTGGCGGGTTGTTCTTTGGGCTCAGCGCCTTGCCCGTTCTGGCGAAGTGGCTGCTCATCGGACGCTGGAAGCCAGAAGTCTTCCCGGTTTGGGGCCTGCGCTACTTTCGCTTCTGGCTGGTCAAGACGCTCATTTGCAACGCGCCGATCGCACTGCTCCTTCGGAGCCCGGTCTACAACGTGTATCTGCGGCTGCTTGGCGCCCACATCGGTCGCAACGTCGTGTTCGAGAACAAGACGGTGCCGATCTGTACGGATCTCGTTTCCATCGGGGACGACGCTGTCGTTCGCAAGGACGCTTTCCTGACCGGGTATCGGGCCCACTCGAACCACATCCATATCGGGGCAGTCACCATCGGTGCCCATGCCTATGTGGGCACTTCGAGCATCCTGGACATAGACACCGTGCTGGAGGACGGCGCTCAACTCGCCCACGCGTCATCGCTGCAGAGCGGACAGCGGACGCTCGGCGGCAAGAGCTATCACGGCTCACCTGCCGAGGAGACCGACGCGGACTTCCGGGGCATCGCCCCGCTTGCCCAAAGACGCCTGCGGCGCGTGCTCTACTCCATTGTGCAGCTGGCAGGCCTGCTGGCGCTAAACAGCGGGCTCTTCACTCTGGTGCTCGGCCTCTATAGCGTGGCCCCCTCCGGCGGGGCCTCGGTCGAGGGGAGCGCGGAGCAGCCTTCCCTCGCTCACGTGACGCGGCTTGTGGAGCTTGCGGCACAGATCAGTGCGAACCTGTACTTCGGACTGTTGGCCCTGGGCCTGCTGGCCGTTGGGCTGCTCCCGCGGGCGCTTGGCGGCCTGCTCAAGGATGGACGAACATACCCCCTCTATGGCGTACACTACGGCGTCTATCAACTCGTCTCCGCTATCAGCAATTCCCGCATCTACAACATTCTTTTTGGCGATAGCAGCTACATCCTCGGGTACCTCAAGTGGGTCGGCTACCGCCTTCCGGACGCGATCCAGACGGGGTCGAATTTCGGATTGAGTCAGGTTCATGACTTTCCATTCCTCTGCACTGTGGGCTCTGGAACCATGGTGTCCGACGGGCTAATCATAAGCAACGCCCACATCAGCAGTTCCTCGTTCAAGTTGGAATCGGCCGCCATTGGTGAACGAAACTATCTGGGTAACAGGATTCACTTCCCCGCCGGCGCCTGCACCGGAGCCAACTGTCTGCTCGGGACAAAAGTCATGGTGCCGACCACCGGGCCCATCCGCCAGGACACGGGGCTCTTGGGCTCTCCGGCCTTCGAGATTCCGAGGGCCGTCAGCCGGGACGCTCGCGCGATGCCGAAATATCGCGGGCGAGAGCTTGCCAAGAAGCTGGCCCGCAAGCTCGCCTACAACACGGTGACGATCCTCATCTTCCTGCTGGCTCACTGGTTCTACACCTTCGGCGTTTTGTTTGTCGGGCACCTGGGGGTCATCCTTCACTATCAGCGCGAGCTCTGGGGGCTCTGCGCCCTGCTAGCCTTCATGCCGGCCTTCACCTTCGGTCTTTTTGCCGGCATCGAGCGGGCCAGCCTCGGATTCGGACGACTGACGCCAAAGCTGCTCGTCACGCTGTACGACCGGCGGTTCTGGCGCCACGAGCGTCACTGGAAGCTCTCTGGCCACCCGTTCGCGGGCATCCTCTCGGGAACACCCTTCCGGAACGTGATTTCCAGGCTCCTCGGTGTACGGCAGGGCAAGCGGGTCTTCGACGATGGCTGCGCCTTCCTCGACAAGACCCTGATTTCGGTGGGGGACTTCGCGACCTTCAACGATCAGTCGATCGTACAGGGCCATTCCTTGGAGGAGGGCGCCTTCAAGACAGACCGGGTGAGAATCGGGGCTTCGTGCACTCTGGGGCCTGGGTCCTTCGTCCACTATGGCGTGGAGACAGGCGATCGCGTCTATCTGGCCGCTGACTCGTACCTGATGAAGGGCGAGCGTCCCGAAGACGGAAGTACCTGGGCCGGCAATCCAGCCAAGGACCTTGGAAAGTCAGAGACGCCGCCGGCAACCGATCTCTGCGTTACATCCCCGCGGCCTACCCACGAGGCGGCGGCGGCGAGCGCTCGGCACGGTGGATAG
- the ectB gene encoding diaminobutyrate--2-oxoglutarate transaminase, which translates to MMPVAGGGWPNEADVFARYESRVRSYSRQFPLVFARAVGSKLWDSSGRCYLDFLAGAGALSYGHNNAVLKQALIDYIAQDGVATSLDLYTVAKAKFLQTLQSTILAPRGLEYVVQFTGPTGTNAVEAALKIARRATRRTDIVFFKGGFHGVSLGSLAVTGNKVCREGAGVRLGNSLEAPYVGDLGPGGDTIAFLEELFSKRSAMGSLPAGVIVECIQGEGGLRAASVEWLRRLEAACRRWGVVLIVDDIQAGCGRAGTFFSFEAAGITPDVITLSKSLSGYGIPISLVLLQRSVDLWQPGQHNGTFRGNNHAFVTATAMINEYWRTPAFSNSVLDKAVYLRKRLQALLDRFAPHIAEITGRGMMLGVVCANADFAARVSARAFQLGLIVERSGLEDEVIKCMMPLVTPYSELDEGIDILHEAFAKESP; encoded by the coding sequence ATGATGCCCGTCGCCGGAGGTGGCTGGCCCAACGAGGCCGACGTATTCGCGCGGTACGAATCCCGCGTGCGATCCTATTCGCGGCAGTTCCCGCTGGTTTTTGCGCGGGCCGTGGGGAGCAAGCTCTGGGATTCGAGCGGCCGCTGCTACCTCGATTTTCTCGCCGGCGCAGGGGCCCTCAGCTACGGGCACAACAACGCTGTGCTCAAACAGGCGTTGATCGACTACATCGCGCAGGATGGAGTCGCGACCAGCCTCGACCTGTACACCGTGGCCAAGGCCAAGTTCCTGCAGACCTTGCAGAGCACGATCCTGGCGCCTCGCGGACTGGAATACGTGGTGCAGTTCACGGGTCCGACGGGCACGAACGCCGTCGAAGCCGCGCTGAAGATTGCCCGGCGAGCGACGCGTCGCACCGACATCGTCTTTTTCAAAGGCGGCTTTCACGGCGTTTCGCTGGGCTCCCTCGCCGTAACGGGAAACAAGGTGTGCCGGGAAGGGGCCGGGGTTCGGTTGGGCAACTCCCTCGAGGCGCCCTATGTCGGCGATCTGGGTCCCGGCGGCGACACCATCGCATTCCTGGAAGAGCTCTTCTCCAAGCGCTCGGCCATGGGTTCGCTTCCTGCCGGAGTGATCGTGGAGTGCATCCAGGGTGAGGGAGGGCTCAGAGCCGCCAGCGTGGAGTGGCTCCGGCGGCTCGAGGCGGCTTGCCGGAGGTGGGGCGTCGTGCTGATCGTCGACGACATTCAGGCGGGTTGTGGGCGCGCGGGGACCTTCTTCAGCTTCGAGGCAGCCGGCATCACGCCCGACGTCATCACCCTGTCGAAGTCCCTGTCCGGGTACGGGATACCGATCTCCCTGGTTCTGCTACAGCGTTCCGTTGACCTGTGGCAGCCAGGCCAGCACAACGGCACCTTCCGTGGCAACAACCATGCCTTCGTGACCGCGACCGCGATGATCAACGAGTACTGGCGAACGCCGGCATTCTCGAACAGCGTCCTGGACAAGGCCGTCTACTTGCGCAAGCGCCTCCAAGCCCTCCTGGACCGCTTTGCGCCCCACATCGCCGAGATCACAGGGCGCGGCATGATGCTCGGCGTGGTCTGTGCCAATGCCGATTTCGCAGCCAGGGTATCGGCCAGGGCCTTCCAGTTGGGTCTGATCGTGGAGCGAAGCGGCCTCGAGGACGAGGTCATCAAGTGCATGATGCCGCTCGTCACGCCCTACAGCGAACTGGATGAGGGCATCGACATCCTGCACGAGGCCTTCGCCAAGGAGTCTCCCTAG